In Xanthomonas sacchari, a genomic segment contains:
- a CDS encoding ArsR/SmtB family transcription factor encodes MPPEHPKLAATAFLIADPARAAMLMALVDGRALPAGELAFAGGVTPQTASAHLAKLLDGGLLAVEIQGRHRYYRLASAHVATVLETLATLAPPQASRVRSPQRGIQPLRLARCYYDHLAGRLSLAIAEALEQRAWLTAHDASRYAVSPAGAAWFARMGVDLPHLAQGRRPLARRCLDWTERRHHLAGALGAALLDQFSARHWLRRVDGSRALVVTDLGWAGLLAELGIRRCEDEAVALEP; translated from the coding sequence ATGCCACCGGAACACCCCAAGCTTGCGGCGACCGCCTTCCTGATCGCCGACCCGGCCCGCGCCGCCATGCTGATGGCGCTGGTCGACGGGCGCGCACTGCCGGCCGGCGAACTGGCCTTCGCCGGCGGCGTCACCCCGCAGACCGCGAGCGCGCACCTGGCCAAGCTGCTGGACGGCGGCCTGCTCGCGGTCGAGATCCAGGGCCGCCACCGCTATTACCGCCTGGCCAGCGCACACGTCGCCACCGTGCTCGAAACCCTGGCCACCCTCGCGCCGCCGCAGGCATCCCGGGTCCGCAGCCCGCAGCGCGGCATCCAGCCACTGCGCCTGGCGCGCTGCTACTACGACCATCTCGCCGGGCGCCTCAGCCTGGCGATCGCCGAGGCACTGGAACAGCGCGCATGGCTCACCGCCCACGACGCCAGCCGCTACGCCGTTTCCCCCGCAGGCGCGGCATGGTTCGCGCGCATGGGCGTGGATCTGCCGCACCTCGCCCAAGGCCGCCGCCCCCTGGCCCGGCGCTGCCTGGACTGGACCGAGCGCCGCCACCACCTCGCCGGCGCGCTCGGCGCCGCCCTGCTCGATCAGTTCTCCGCCCGCCACTGGCTACGCCGCGTCGACGGCTCGCGTGCACTGGTAGTCACCGATCTCGGCTGGGCCGGCCTGCTCGCCGAACTGGGCATTCGCCGGTGCGAAGACGAAGCGGTGGCGCTGGAACCCTAA
- a CDS encoding error-prone DNA polymerase — protein MSHTPPHPRMPPRLRLLPTPAPAQTSAPATSAPPALADPTLPDYAELHCLSNFSFQRGASHPWELCERALRHGYRALAITDECSLAGIVRAWQAARDMGLHLIVGSEIQFEHGPKLVLLAETLHGYQRLCRLITLARRRADKGTYRALREDLASADDGAGLLCLWLPRGDGDDAADGAWLQARFPQRLWLAVELLRGPDDAALLQARLQLAQRLHLPAVASGDVHMHARGRRALQDTLTAIRQRLPLHEAGAHLYPNGERHLRPRATLAALYPPALLAETVRIAQRCDFNLGQLQYEYPHELVPPGHTPTQWLRLLTERGAAERWPQGVPDKARRLIEHELGVIERLQYESYFLTVYDLVRFARSKDILCQGRGSAANSAVCYALGITAIDPDRIGMLFERFISEERKERPDIDIDFEHDRREEVIQYIFRHYGRERAALAAVAISYHTRSAVRDVARALGLPSDTVDALSSALGQRDPVESAQELLRERGFDPDTPVMRRLLVLASQLIGFPRHLSQHPGGFVISEHALHTLVPVENATMAERTVIQWDKDDLELVGLMKVDVLALGMLSALRRTLDLLRAHRGRDYTLATIPAEDPQTYAMIQRADTIGVFQIESRAQMAMLPRLQPKAFYDLVIQVAIVRPGPIQGGMVHPYLRRRSGEEATDDLPDELREVFKRTLGVPLFQEQVMQLAVVAAGYTPGQADQLRRSMAAWKRHGGLEPHREKLLEGMLERGYSAEFAARIFEQIKGFGSYGFPESHAASFALLTYASCWLKCHEPAAFTCALINSWPMGFYSPDQLLQDARRHGLQVRPVDVRYSDWDCSLEAYSPDPQVQPAIRLGLRLGLRLVRGLAEDAAQRLQQARAQAPFHDLADLCHRAALDDKARAALADAGALKALAGHRHRARWAVAGVEAQRPLFEALAATPEQQVALPLPSQGEDIRADYATLGTTLGKHPLTLLRAQLRARRYRHSGELRALPHASAVAIAGLVTMRQRPQTASGVTFVTLEDEHGLVNVVVWRRLADRQRQALLESRLLLVRGRMETADGVRHLIAGHLEDLTPMLLGLDIRSRDFH, from the coding sequence ATGAGCCACACCCCGCCGCATCCGCGCATGCCGCCGCGCCTGCGGCTGCTGCCGACGCCGGCCCCTGCGCAAACCAGCGCCCCCGCCACCAGCGCGCCGCCCGCGCTGGCGGACCCCACGCTGCCCGACTACGCCGAACTGCACTGCCTGTCCAACTTCAGCTTCCAACGCGGCGCCTCGCATCCGTGGGAACTGTGCGAACGTGCGCTGCGCCACGGCTACCGCGCCCTGGCGATCACCGACGAATGCAGCCTGGCCGGCATCGTGCGTGCGTGGCAGGCGGCCCGGGACATGGGCCTGCACCTCATCGTCGGTAGCGAGATCCAGTTCGAGCACGGCCCCAAGCTGGTGCTGCTGGCCGAGACCCTGCACGGCTACCAGCGGCTGTGCCGGCTGATCACCCTGGCCCGGCGCCGCGCCGACAAAGGGACCTATCGCGCGCTGCGCGAGGACCTGGCCAGCGCCGACGACGGCGCCGGCCTGCTGTGCCTCTGGCTGCCGCGCGGCGACGGCGACGACGCGGCGGACGGCGCCTGGCTGCAGGCGCGCTTCCCGCAGCGGCTGTGGCTGGCGGTGGAACTGCTGCGCGGCCCCGACGACGCCGCGCTGCTGCAGGCGCGCCTGCAACTGGCGCAGCGCCTGCACCTGCCCGCCGTGGCCAGCGGCGACGTGCACATGCACGCACGCGGCCGCCGCGCGCTGCAGGACACCTTGACCGCGATCCGCCAGCGCCTGCCGCTGCACGAAGCCGGCGCCCACCTGTATCCCAACGGCGAGCGCCACCTGCGCCCGCGCGCCACGCTGGCGGCGCTGTATCCACCCGCGCTGCTGGCCGAGACGGTGCGCATCGCCCAGCGTTGCGACTTCAACCTCGGCCAACTGCAGTACGAATACCCGCACGAACTGGTGCCGCCCGGGCACACGCCCACGCAATGGCTGCGCCTGCTCACCGAGCGCGGCGCGGCCGAGCGCTGGCCGCAGGGCGTGCCGGACAAGGCGCGGCGCCTGATCGAGCACGAACTCGGGGTGATCGAGCGGCTGCAGTACGAGTCCTACTTCCTCACCGTGTACGACCTGGTGCGCTTCGCGCGCTCCAAGGACATCCTGTGCCAGGGCCGCGGCTCGGCGGCGAACTCGGCGGTGTGCTACGCGCTGGGCATCACCGCGATCGATCCGGACCGCATCGGCATGCTGTTCGAACGCTTCATCTCCGAAGAGCGCAAGGAGCGGCCGGACATCGACATCGATTTCGAGCACGACCGCCGCGAGGAAGTGATCCAGTACATCTTCCGCCACTACGGCCGCGAGCGCGCCGCGCTGGCGGCGGTGGCGATCAGCTACCACACGCGCAGCGCGGTGCGCGACGTGGCGCGCGCACTGGGCCTGCCCAGCGACACCGTCGATGCGCTGTCCTCCGCGCTGGGCCAGCGCGATCCGGTGGAGTCGGCGCAGGAGCTGCTGCGCGAACGCGGCTTCGATCCGGACACGCCGGTGATGCGCCGGCTGCTGGTGCTCGCCAGCCAACTGATCGGCTTCCCACGGCACCTGTCGCAGCATCCCGGCGGCTTCGTCATCTCCGAGCATGCGCTGCACACCCTGGTGCCGGTGGAGAACGCGACCATGGCCGAGCGCACGGTGATCCAGTGGGACAAGGACGACCTGGAACTGGTCGGGCTGATGAAGGTCGACGTGCTCGCGCTGGGCATGCTCAGCGCACTGCGGCGCACCCTCGACCTGCTGCGCGCGCATCGCGGCCGCGACTACACGCTCGCCACCATCCCCGCCGAAGACCCGCAGACCTACGCGATGATCCAGCGCGCCGACACCATCGGCGTGTTCCAGATCGAATCGCGCGCACAGATGGCGATGCTGCCGCGGCTGCAGCCAAAAGCGTTCTACGACCTGGTCATCCAGGTGGCGATCGTGCGCCCCGGGCCGATCCAGGGCGGCATGGTGCATCCGTACCTGCGCCGGCGCAGCGGCGAGGAAGCCACCGACGATCTGCCCGACGAGCTGCGCGAGGTATTCAAGCGCACGCTCGGCGTGCCACTGTTCCAGGAACAGGTGATGCAACTCGCGGTGGTCGCCGCCGGCTACACGCCGGGCCAGGCCGACCAGTTGCGCCGCTCGATGGCGGCCTGGAAACGCCACGGCGGCCTGGAACCGCATCGCGAGAAATTGTTGGAGGGCATGCTCGAGCGAGGCTACAGCGCCGAATTCGCCGCACGCATCTTCGAACAGATCAAGGGCTTCGGCAGCTACGGCTTTCCCGAGAGCCACGCCGCCAGCTTCGCCCTGCTCACCTACGCCAGTTGCTGGCTCAAGTGCCACGAACCGGCGGCGTTCACCTGCGCCCTGATCAACAGTTGGCCGATGGGGTTCTACAGCCCGGACCAGTTGCTGCAGGACGCGCGCCGCCACGGCTTGCAGGTGCGGCCGGTGGACGTGCGCTACAGCGACTGGGACTGCAGCCTGGAAGCGTACAGCCCCGATCCGCAGGTGCAGCCGGCGATCCGCCTGGGCCTGCGCCTGGGCCTGCGCCTGGTCCGCGGCCTGGCCGAGGATGCCGCGCAGCGCCTGCAGCAGGCGCGCGCACAGGCCCCGTTCCACGACCTCGCCGACCTGTGCCACCGCGCCGCGCTCGATGACAAGGCCCGTGCCGCGCTCGCCGACGCTGGCGCGTTGAAAGCACTGGCCGGGCATCGCCATCGCGCACGCTGGGCGGTGGCCGGCGTCGAGGCGCAGCGCCCCCTGTTCGAAGCGCTCGCGGCCACGCCCGAACAGCAGGTCGCGCTGCCGCTGCCCAGCCAGGGCGAGGACATCCGCGCCGACTACGCCACCCTCGGCACCACCCTGGGCAAGCACCCGCTGACCCTGCTGCGCGCGCAACTGCGTGCGCGCCGCTACCGTCATTCCGGCGAACTGCGCGCGCTGCCGCATGCCAGCGCGGTCGCCATCGCCGGCCTGGTGACCATGCGCCAGCGCCCGCAGACCGCCAGCGGCGTCACCTTCGTCACCCTCGAGGACGAGCACGGCCTGGTCAACGTGGTGGTGTGGCGACGCCTGGCCGACCGCCAGCGCCAGGCGCTGCTCGAATCCCGGCTGCTGCTGGTACGCGGCCGCATGGAAACCGCCGATGGCGTGCGCCACCTGATCGCCGGCCACCTCGAGGACCTGACGCCCATGCTGCTCGGCCTGGACATCCGCAGCCGGGATTTTCATTGA
- a CDS encoding Y-family DNA polymerase: MRWACILLPQLALDTVLRRWPTPDEPLALLDGPPQRRTLKAVNAAARARGLRPGQSLVTAQALCDRFATALHDAEESRRSQQFLAAWAYRFSSLVSTDYPGALLLEIEASLGLFGPWPRFEARLREELTALGFRHRIVVAPHPLAARALVNAHDGIALLDNAALQRALGQLPIARAGLSPALADGFARMGLRRLQQLFALPRTALARRYPPALLQHLDALRGQVPLPLQYYLPPDRFDARVELGYVTESNQALLFPLRRLTQDLAAFLAGRDGGVQRFRLLLEHEDLEPSVVPVGLLAAERDAAMLFELARGRLQQASVPAPVQALRLCADELPPFVPAARELFDERAQQALPWEQLRERLRARLGDDAVHGLRAHADHRPELAWRADSAPTRNTAAPAATAPPRPGWLLPRPVPLRERAPERLAGPERIESGWWDDGDVRRDYYVVRTRQGQRAWAFAPADAPDALMLHGWFA; the protein is encoded by the coding sequence ATGCGCTGGGCCTGCATCCTGTTGCCGCAACTGGCGCTGGACACCGTCCTGCGCCGCTGGCCGACGCCGGACGAGCCGCTGGCGCTGCTCGACGGCCCGCCGCAGCGGCGCACGCTGAAGGCGGTCAACGCCGCCGCGCGCGCCCGCGGCCTGCGTCCCGGGCAATCGCTGGTCACCGCGCAGGCGCTGTGCGACCGCTTCGCCACCGCCCTGCACGATGCCGAAGAAAGCCGCCGCAGCCAGCAGTTCCTCGCGGCGTGGGCGTACCGCTTCAGTTCGCTGGTCAGCACCGACTACCCCGGTGCGCTGCTGCTGGAGATCGAGGCCAGCCTCGGCCTGTTCGGGCCGTGGCCGCGCTTCGAGGCGCGGCTGCGCGAGGAACTGACCGCGCTGGGTTTCCGTCATCGCATCGTGGTCGCACCGCATCCGCTGGCCGCGCGCGCGCTGGTCAATGCGCACGACGGTATCGCCCTGCTCGACAACGCCGCGCTGCAGCGCGCGCTGGGGCAATTGCCGATCGCCCGTGCCGGGCTGTCGCCGGCCCTGGCCGACGGCTTCGCGCGGATGGGCCTGCGCCGCCTGCAGCAGCTGTTCGCACTGCCGCGCACCGCGCTGGCACGGCGCTATCCGCCGGCCCTGCTGCAGCACCTGGACGCGTTGCGTGGGCAGGTGCCGCTGCCGCTGCAGTACTACCTGCCGCCGGACCGCTTCGATGCACGTGTGGAACTGGGCTATGTGACCGAATCCAACCAGGCGCTGCTGTTCCCGCTGCGTCGGCTGACCCAGGACCTGGCCGCGTTCCTGGCCGGACGCGACGGCGGCGTGCAGCGCTTCCGCCTGCTGCTCGAACACGAGGACCTGGAGCCCAGCGTGGTGCCGGTGGGATTGCTCGCCGCCGAGCGCGATGCGGCGATGCTGTTCGAACTGGCGCGCGGGCGCCTGCAGCAGGCCAGCGTGCCGGCGCCGGTGCAGGCGCTGCGCCTGTGCGCCGACGAACTGCCGCCGTTCGTGCCGGCCGCGCGCGAACTGTTCGACGAGCGCGCGCAACAGGCGCTGCCCTGGGAGCAATTGCGCGAACGCCTGCGCGCGCGCCTGGGCGACGACGCCGTGCACGGCCTGCGCGCGCACGCCGACCATCGCCCGGAACTGGCCTGGCGCGCCGACTCCGCGCCAACACGCAACACGGCCGCGCCCGCCGCCACCGCACCGCCACGGCCCGGCTGGCTGCTGCCGCGACCGGTGCCGCTGCGCGAGCGCGCGCCCGAACGCCTGGCCGGGCCGGAACGCATCGAGAGCGGCTGGTGGGACGACGGCGACGTGCGCCGCGACTACTACGTCGTGCGCACCCGCCAGGGCCAGCGCGCCTGGGCCTTCGCCCCGGCCGACGCGCCGGACGCGCTGATGCTGCACGGCTGGTTCGCATGA
- a CDS encoding nuclear transport factor 2 family protein, which translates to MDLRIIGPAMPRRFDTRRSDAVVGFPDCAHPHRSLPMQTNETSSTPAERDAHVVFERWHQYVVARDLPGLMALYAPDAQLESPLAYVASAPRQDGRLQGRDAIAAFFAASFAQPENGLGRWYRSGHCHVAGRQLVWEYPRDTPQGDQVDLVEVMDLDAAGLIACHRVYWGWKGVQTLLAALGKQP; encoded by the coding sequence ATGGACCTGCGCATCATAGGGCCGGCGATGCCACGACGTTTCGATACGCGGCGAAGCGATGCGGTTGTCGGTTTCCCAGACTGTGCGCATCCCCACCGGAGCCTGCCGATGCAGACGAACGAAACGTCATCGACCCCCGCCGAGCGCGATGCGCATGTCGTATTCGAACGCTGGCATCAATATGTAGTCGCGCGCGATCTGCCGGGGTTGATGGCGCTGTATGCGCCGGATGCCCAGTTGGAATCGCCGTTGGCCTATGTGGCCTCGGCGCCACGGCAGGATGGGCGGCTGCAGGGCCGCGACGCCATCGCGGCGTTCTTCGCCGCGTCCTTCGCCCAGCCCGAGAACGGCCTGGGCCGCTGGTATCGCAGCGGCCACTGTCATGTCGCCGGGCGGCAACTGGTCTGGGAGTATCCGCGCGACACGCCGCAGGGCGATCAGGTCGATCTGGTGGAAGTGATGGACCTGGACGCGGCCGGATTGATCGCCTGCCACCGCGTGTACTGGGGCTGGAAAGGCGTGCAGACGTTGTTGGCTGCGCTGGGCAAACAGCCCTGA